The following are from one region of the Mycolicibacterium diernhoferi genome:
- a CDS encoding ParA family protein, with protein MVTPDASPEVELGLTGRPVRDIPEPRPRSVHGPAKVIAMCNQKGGVGKTTSTINLGASLAEYGRRVLLVDLDPQGALSAGLGVPHYELEHTVHNVLIEPRVSIDEVVIKTRVPGLDLVPSNIDLSAAEIQLVNEVGREQSLARALYPVLDRYDYVLIDCQPSLGLLTVNGLACADGVIIPTECEYFSLRGLALLTDTVDKVRDRLNPKLDISGILVTRYDPRTVNAREVMARVVERFGDLVFDTVITRTVRFPETSVAGEPITSWAPKSTGALAYRSLAREVIDRFGA; from the coding sequence ATGGTGACCCCCGACGCGAGCCCCGAGGTCGAGCTGGGCCTCACCGGCCGCCCGGTGCGCGACATCCCCGAACCCCGGCCACGCAGCGTGCACGGCCCCGCGAAGGTCATCGCGATGTGCAACCAGAAGGGCGGCGTCGGCAAGACCACCTCGACCATCAACCTGGGTGCCAGCCTGGCCGAATACGGCCGCCGGGTGCTGTTGGTCGACCTGGACCCGCAGGGCGCGCTGTCCGCCGGGCTGGGGGTACCGCACTACGAACTCGAACACACCGTGCACAACGTGCTGATCGAGCCGCGGGTGTCCATCGACGAGGTGGTCATCAAGACGCGGGTGCCCGGGCTGGACCTGGTGCCCAGCAACATCGACCTGTCGGCAGCGGAGATCCAGCTGGTCAACGAGGTGGGCCGCGAGCAGTCGCTGGCCCGCGCGCTCTACCCGGTGCTGGACCGCTACGACTACGTGCTGATCGACTGCCAGCCCTCCCTGGGGCTGCTGACCGTGAACGGCTTGGCCTGCGCCGACGGGGTGATCATCCCGACCGAATGCGAGTACTTCTCGCTGCGCGGGCTGGCGCTGCTCACCGACACCGTCGACAAGGTCCGCGACCGGCTGAACCCGAAGCTGGACATCAGCGGCATCCTGGTGACCCGTTACGACCCGCGCACCGTCAACGCCCGCGAGGTGATGGCGCGGGTGGTCGAGCGGTTCGGTGACCTGGTCTTCGACACCGTCATCACCCGCACCGTGCGATTCCCGGAGACCAGCGTGGCCGGCGAGCCGATCACCAGCTGGGCCCCGAAATCCACTGGCGCCCTGGCTTATCGGTCGTTGGCCCGTGAGGTCATCGACCGGTTCGGCGCGTGA
- the der gene encoding ribosome biogenesis GTPase Der, with product MTEDGTWSDESDWEVGTFDDEVAEEELAPPPVLAVVGRPNVGKSTLVNRILGRREAVVQDIPGVTRDRVSYDANYLGRRFVVQDTGGWEPDAKGLQQKVAEQATVAMQTADAIIMVVDAVVGATSADEAAAKRLQRSGKPVFLAANKVDTERGEADAAALWSLGLGQPHPISAIHGRGVADLLDTVMEKLPEASEVRGGTGGPRRVALVGKPNVGKSSLLNRLAGDERSVVHDVAGTTVDPVDSLIELGGKTWRFVDTAGLRRKVGQASGHEFYASVRTHSAIDAAEVVVVLIDGSQPLTEQDQRVLTMVIEAGRALVLAFNKWDLVDEDRRYVLDKEIDRELAQLQWAPRVNISAKTGRAVQKLVPALETSLASWDTRIPTGRLNTFFKEIVAATPPPVRGGKQPRILFATQAATRPPTFVLFTSGFLEAGYRRFLERKLRETFGFEGSPIRINVRVREKRGAPKKR from the coding sequence ATGACTGAAGACGGTACCTGGTCCGACGAGAGTGACTGGGAGGTCGGCACTTTCGACGATGAAGTAGCGGAAGAGGAGCTCGCTCCGCCGCCGGTGCTCGCCGTCGTGGGGCGGCCCAACGTCGGCAAGTCCACGTTGGTCAACCGGATCCTGGGGCGCCGCGAGGCCGTCGTGCAGGACATCCCGGGGGTGACCCGCGACCGGGTCTCCTACGACGCGAACTACCTCGGCCGCCGATTCGTCGTGCAGGACACCGGTGGCTGGGAACCCGACGCCAAGGGACTGCAGCAGAAGGTCGCCGAACAGGCCACCGTGGCCATGCAGACCGCCGACGCGATCATCATGGTGGTCGACGCGGTGGTCGGGGCGACCTCGGCCGACGAGGCCGCGGCCAAACGCCTGCAGCGTTCCGGTAAGCCGGTTTTCCTGGCGGCCAACAAGGTCGACACCGAGCGCGGTGAGGCGGACGCGGCAGCGCTGTGGTCGCTGGGCCTGGGCCAGCCGCACCCGATCAGCGCCATACACGGGCGTGGTGTCGCCGACCTGCTGGACACGGTGATGGAGAAGCTGCCCGAGGCCTCCGAGGTCCGTGGCGGGACCGGCGGCCCGCGCCGCGTCGCGCTGGTCGGTAAACCGAACGTGGGCAAGAGTTCACTGCTGAACAGGCTGGCCGGCGACGAACGTTCGGTGGTCCACGACGTCGCGGGCACCACCGTGGACCCGGTGGACTCGCTGATCGAATTGGGCGGCAAGACTTGGCGTTTCGTCGACACCGCCGGGTTGCGTCGCAAGGTCGGCCAGGCCAGCGGGCATGAGTTCTACGCCTCGGTGCGCACCCACAGCGCGATCGACGCCGCCGAGGTGGTCGTCGTGTTGATCGATGGTTCGCAGCCGCTCACCGAGCAGGACCAGCGGGTGCTGACCATGGTGATCGAGGCCGGACGGGCCCTGGTGTTGGCCTTCAACAAGTGGGATCTGGTCGACGAGGACCGGCGCTACGTGTTGGACAAGGAAATCGACCGCGAGCTGGCGCAGCTGCAGTGGGCGCCGCGGGTCAACATCTCGGCCAAGACCGGGCGTGCGGTGCAGAAGCTGGTGCCGGCGCTGGAAACCTCGTTGGCGTCCTGGGACACCCGCATCCCGACCGGCCGGCTGAACACGTTCTTCAAGGAGATCGTGGCTGCGACCCCGCCGCCGGTGCGCGGCGGGAAGCAGCCCCGCATCCTGTTCGCCACTCAGGCGGCCACGCGTCCGCCGACGTTCGTGTTGTTCACCAGCGGCTTCCTGGAGGCCGGCTACCGCCGGTTCCTGGAGCGCAAGCTGCGCGAGACGTTCGGCTTCGAGGGCAGCCCGATCCGGATCAATGTGCGGGTCCGGGAGAAGCGCGGGGCTCCGAAGAAGCGTTAG
- a CDS encoding sulfite exporter TauE/SafE family protein — protein sequence MSTLHMLLIALAGVGAGAINAVVGSGTLITFPTLVALGFPPVTATMSNAVGLVAGGVSGTWGYRRELRGQWDRLRWQIPASLIGAGIGAWLLLHLPEKVFQQVVPVLLVLALVLVVIGPRIQVWARRRAEFLGQSEEHVSVARMAALVAGTFAVGVYGGYFTAAQGILLIAVMGALLPEDMQRMNAAKNLLSLLVNIVAALAYTAVAFDRISWVAAGLIAVGSLIGGFLGAHYGRRLSPAALRAVIVVVGLIGLYRLLSV from the coding sequence ATGTCCACCCTCCACATGCTGCTGATCGCGTTGGCCGGGGTGGGTGCCGGGGCGATCAATGCAGTTGTCGGCTCGGGCACCCTGATCACCTTCCCGACGCTGGTTGCGCTCGGCTTCCCGCCCGTCACCGCGACGATGTCGAATGCGGTGGGGCTGGTGGCCGGTGGGGTGTCGGGCACCTGGGGGTACCGCCGCGAACTGCGCGGCCAGTGGGACCGGCTGCGCTGGCAGATCCCGGCGTCGCTGATCGGCGCGGGGATCGGGGCCTGGCTGCTGCTGCACCTGCCGGAGAAGGTGTTCCAACAGGTTGTCCCGGTGCTGCTGGTCCTGGCGCTGGTGTTGGTGGTGATCGGCCCGCGTATTCAGGTCTGGGCGCGGCGGCGCGCCGAGTTTCTCGGTCAATCGGAAGAGCACGTCAGTGTGGCGCGGATGGCGGCGTTGGTTGCCGGCACGTTCGCGGTCGGGGTGTACGGCGGCTACTTCACCGCAGCCCAGGGCATCCTGCTGATCGCGGTGATGGGGGCACTGCTGCCGGAGGACATGCAGCGCATGAATGCCGCCAAGAACCTGCTGTCACTGCTGGTGAACATCGTGGCCGCGCTGGCCTACACCGCGGTGGCGTTCGACCGGATCAGCTGGGTGGCGGCCGGTCTGATCGCGGTGGGTTCGCTGATCGGCGGATTCCTCGGCGCGCACTACGGGCGGCGGTTGTCGCCGGCTGCGCTGCGGGCCGTCATCGTCGTGGTCGGATTGATCGGGCTCTACCGGTTGCTGTCTGTGTAG
- a CDS encoding amidase domain-containing protein yields the protein MLVRRRCSHFRVDGRVWRTEHWPKHTLISGRFGARLRRWTAWRAGSVESACPTGCSVVIRSLTLLLGLVVSGVVNAPAASAFDDFDRLGAVTFAKKFYNTAPLAFVGTNSAYFVSQALWDGGMAPTTEWAPNSSDKSKLATGLLNPGPTRAAASADHFKNFMVSSGRASIKQLDWSDPTAGGAELADIIAYDYIGPADGFVDHLAIVTGFTDDNHPLVTQQAPSRLNREWSWDLSVGRRIEFTHPGARAYLLHVN from the coding sequence ATGTTGGTGCGCCGTCGTTGCAGCCACTTTCGAGTGGACGGACGCGTCTGGCGAACCGAACATTGGCCGAAGCACACGTTGATATCGGGGAGGTTCGGTGCACGGCTCAGAAGGTGGACGGCATGGCGTGCGGGTTCGGTCGAGTCGGCATGCCCTACAGGATGTTCGGTGGTGATCAGATCCCTGACATTGCTACTCGGTCTGGTCGTATCCGGTGTGGTAAACGCCCCCGCCGCATCGGCATTCGACGATTTCGATCGGCTTGGGGCGGTCACGTTCGCAAAGAAGTTCTACAACACCGCTCCGCTGGCATTCGTCGGTACGAATTCCGCCTATTTCGTTTCCCAGGCTTTATGGGATGGCGGGATGGCGCCCACCACGGAGTGGGCGCCGAACAGTTCCGACAAATCGAAATTGGCGACCGGGTTGTTGAACCCGGGCCCGACCCGGGCCGCGGCCTCGGCGGATCATTTCAAGAACTTCATGGTGTCCTCCGGGCGGGCGTCGATCAAGCAACTCGACTGGAGTGACCCCACGGCCGGCGGCGCCGAGCTCGCCGACATCATCGCGTATGACTACATCGGGCCCGCGGACGGCTTCGTGGATCATCTCGCGATCGTCACCGGTTTCACCGATGACAATCACCCATTGGTGACTCAGCAGGCGCCGTCGCGACTCAACCGCGAATGGTCGTGGGACCTGTCGGTCGGGCGGCGAATCGAGTTCACCCACCCGGGTGCGCGCGCCTACCTGTTGCATGTGAACTAG
- the scpB gene encoding SMC-Scp complex subunit ScpB gives MTDDVTDTEPGSNPAPDSGAESTPEDGAALDETLDETLEEAVEDELDDAEFRSVLESLLLVVDTPVTVEALASATDNPEQRVESTLRELAAELTERGSGIDLREAGGGWRLYTRARYAPYVERLLLDGARSKLTRAALETLAVVAYRQPVTRARVSAVRGVNVDAVMRTLLARGLITEAGTDSDSGAVTFATTELFLERLGLSSLTDLPDIAPLLPDVDVIDDLSENLSDEPRFAKLAGTRAAPDKPSGFDVDKD, from the coding sequence ATGACCGACGATGTGACCGATACCGAACCGGGCTCGAACCCGGCACCGGACTCGGGCGCCGAGTCGACTCCCGAGGACGGTGCGGCTCTCGACGAAACCCTCGACGAAACCCTCGAGGAAGCCGTCGAGGACGAACTCGACGATGCCGAGTTCCGCTCGGTGCTGGAGTCGCTGCTGCTGGTGGTGGACACCCCGGTGACCGTCGAGGCGCTCGCCTCGGCCACCGACAACCCGGAGCAGCGGGTGGAGTCCACCCTCAGGGAACTGGCCGCCGAACTGACCGAGCGGGGCAGCGGTATCGACCTGCGCGAGGCCGGCGGCGGTTGGCGGCTCTACACCCGGGCGCGTTATGCGCCCTATGTGGAGCGGCTGTTGCTCGACGGTGCGCGCTCCAAGCTGACCCGCGCGGCCCTGGAGACGCTGGCCGTGGTGGCCTACCGTCAGCCCGTCACCCGGGCCCGGGTGAGCGCGGTGCGCGGCGTCAACGTCGACGCGGTCATGCGGACCCTGCTGGCGCGCGGACTGATCACCGAGGCCGGTACCGATTCCGATAGTGGCGCCGTCACTTTCGCCACCACCGAGCTGTTCCTGGAACGGCTCGGGTTGTCATCGCTGACAGACCTGCCAGACATCGCGCCGCTGCTGCCCGATGTCGATGTCATCGATGACCTGAGTGAAAACCTCAGCGACGAACCGCGATTCGCCAAGCTCGCCGGTACGCGCGCTGCGCCCGACAAGCCGTCGGGCTTCGATGTGGACAAGGACTGA
- a CDS encoding O-methyltransferase: MSLTRRLPFLRWSFLRLAWGARHITTTGQIGDGREAAAADFVETRARPGDIDDVIATIDRFAYEHSYLINVGDEKGLLLDAAVRRAAPSTALELGTYCGYGALRIVRAAPRARVFSVELSPANAEVARRIWAHAGVADRVTCVVGTIGDGGTTLDRLGFSPGQLDLLFLDHDKDAYLTDLRAILDRGWLRRGAVVVADNVGIPGAPRYRAYMTEHQGTLWRTVEHKTHAEYQTLLPDLVLESDYLGDRPSPRSGPA; encoded by the coding sequence ATGAGCCTGACCAGACGTCTGCCGTTCCTGCGCTGGTCGTTCCTGCGGCTGGCCTGGGGCGCGCGCCACATCACCACGACCGGCCAGATCGGTGACGGCCGCGAGGCCGCCGCCGCCGACTTCGTGGAGACCCGGGCCCGGCCCGGCGATATCGACGACGTGATCGCCACCATCGATCGCTTCGCCTACGAGCACTCGTATCTGATCAACGTCGGCGACGAGAAGGGCCTGTTGCTCGACGCGGCCGTGCGCCGGGCCGCCCCCTCGACCGCCCTTGAACTGGGCACCTACTGCGGGTACGGCGCGCTGCGCATCGTGCGGGCCGCACCGCGGGCCCGGGTGTTCTCGGTGGAGTTGTCCCCGGCCAACGCCGAGGTGGCCCGCCGGATCTGGGCCCATGCCGGGGTCGCGGACCGGGTCACCTGCGTGGTCGGCACCATCGGCGACGGCGGCACCACCCTGGACAGGCTCGGGTTCTCCCCCGGGCAGCTGGACCTGCTGTTCCTCGACCACGACAAGGACGCCTACCTGACCGATCTGCGCGCCATCCTGGACCGCGGGTGGCTGCGTCGCGGTGCGGTGGTCGTCGCCGACAACGTCGGGATCCCCGGGGCACCCCGCTACCGCGCGTATATGACCGAGCATCAGGGCACGCTGTGGCGGACCGTCGAACACAAGACGCACGCCGAGTATCAGACGCTGCTGCCCGACCTGGTGCTGGAGTCCGATTATCTGGGCGACCGACCCTCGCCGAGATCCGGACCCGCCTAG
- the cmk gene encoding (d)CMP kinase, translating to MSAVLTVALDGPAGTGKSTVSRGLARAMGLRYLNTGAMYRIVTLAVLRAGVDLADEQRVAEVADGVDLAVGYNPDEDLAFLAGEDVSQEIRGDEVTGAVSAVSAVPAVRARLVQLQRQLAAEDGGVVVEGRDIGTVVLPDADVKIFLTASAEVRARRRNAQNIANGIGDAYEAVLADVKRRDHLDSTRAVSPLRPAEDAVIVDTSDMNEAEVIAHLQQLVQQRAGVSR from the coding sequence GTGAGTGCTGTGTTGACGGTTGCCCTTGACGGGCCCGCAGGTACCGGGAAGTCCACGGTGTCACGTGGTTTGGCGCGCGCCATGGGCCTGCGCTACCTGAACACCGGGGCCATGTACCGGATCGTCACGCTGGCCGTGCTGCGGGCCGGAGTGGACCTCGCCGACGAACAGCGGGTGGCCGAGGTGGCCGACGGTGTCGACCTGGCGGTCGGCTACAACCCGGATGAGGATCTCGCTTTCCTTGCCGGAGAAGACGTCTCGCAGGAGATCCGCGGTGACGAGGTCACCGGCGCGGTGTCGGCGGTCTCCGCGGTGCCCGCCGTGCGGGCCCGGCTGGTGCAGTTGCAGCGTCAACTCGCCGCCGAGGACGGCGGGGTGGTGGTCGAGGGCCGCGACATCGGCACCGTGGTGCTTCCGGACGCCGACGTGAAGATCTTCCTGACGGCTTCGGCCGAGGTGCGGGCGCGGCGGCGCAACGCGCAGAACATCGCCAACGGCATCGGCGATGCCTACGAGGCGGTGCTCGCCGATGTGAAGCGCCGTGATCATCTCGACTCCACCCGCGCGGTGTCGCCGCTGCGGCCGGCCGAGGATGCGGTGATCGTGGACACCAGCGATATGAACGAGGCGGAAGTGATAGCTCATCTGCAGCAGTTGGTGCAGCAGCGGGCCGGAGTGAGCCGATGA
- a CDS encoding segregation/condensation protein A encodes MNDAAATEAPEAAQGFQVRLSNFEGPFDLLLQLIFAHRLDVTEVALHRVTDEFIAYTKEIGRTLELDETTAFLVIAATLLDLKAARLLPSGEVHDEDDLALLEVRDLLFARLLQYRAFKHVAEMFAELEAAALRSYPRAVSLEPQFEQLLPEVMLGVDADRFAQIAAAAFTPRPVPTVRLDHLHIQPVSVPEQAKRLMALLEVRGIGEWASFSELVADCSGPMEIVGRFLALLELYRARAVAFEQIEPLGVLQVSWTGDRPTNEHLAAAVEEDS; translated from the coding sequence GTGAACGACGCAGCAGCTACCGAGGCTCCCGAAGCAGCTCAGGGCTTCCAGGTCCGGCTGAGCAATTTCGAGGGCCCGTTCGACCTGCTGCTGCAGTTGATCTTCGCGCACCGCCTCGACGTCACCGAGGTCGCGCTGCATCGGGTCACCGATGAGTTCATCGCCTACACCAAGGAGATCGGGCGCACCCTCGAGCTCGATGAGACCACCGCGTTCCTGGTGATTGCCGCCACACTGCTCGATCTCAAAGCGGCCCGGTTGCTGCCCTCCGGTGAGGTGCACGACGAGGATGATCTGGCCCTGCTGGAGGTGCGCGACCTGCTGTTCGCGCGGCTGTTGCAGTACCGCGCGTTCAAGCACGTCGCCGAGATGTTCGCCGAACTGGAGGCCGCCGCGCTGCGCAGCTACCCGCGCGCGGTGTCGCTGGAACCGCAGTTCGAACAGCTGTTACCCGAGGTCATGCTGGGTGTGGACGCGGATCGGTTCGCCCAGATCGCCGCCGCTGCGTTCACTCCGCGTCCGGTGCCGACCGTTCGACTGGACCATCTGCACATCCAGCCGGTGTCGGTGCCCGAGCAGGCCAAGCGGCTGATGGCCTTGCTGGAGGTGCGCGGCATCGGGGAGTGGGCCTCGTTCTCCGAGCTGGTGGCCGACTGTTCAGGGCCGATGGAGATCGTCGGGCGGTTCCTGGCGCTATTGGAGCTGTACCGTGCCAGGGCGGTAGCATTCGAGCAGATAGAACCGCTTGGTGTGCTCCAGGTTTCGTGGACCGGAGATCGGCCAACCAACGAACACCTCGCAGCCGCAGTGGAAGAAGACTCATGA
- a CDS encoding pseudouridine synthase has product MVEPDGVRLQKVLSQAGIASRRVAERMILDGRVEVDGRIVTELGTRVDPDNSEIRVDGARVLLDDTLVYLAINKERGMHSTMSDDRGRPCVGDLVEHRVRGNKNLFHVGRLDADTEGLLILTNDGELAHRLMHPSYQVPKTYLATVAGSVPRGLGKKLRAGVELDDGPVAVDDFALVDTLPGKSMVKVTLHEGRKRIVRRLLASVGFPVQDLVRTNIGSVELGDMRPGSIRVLTRKEIGELYQAVGM; this is encoded by the coding sequence ATGGTCGAGCCGGATGGAGTTCGGTTACAGAAAGTGCTGTCGCAGGCGGGAATTGCCTCCCGTCGCGTCGCAGAGCGGATGATCCTGGACGGCCGGGTAGAGGTGGACGGCAGGATCGTCACCGAACTGGGCACCCGGGTGGACCCGGACAACTCGGAGATCCGGGTGGACGGCGCCAGGGTGTTGCTCGACGACACCCTGGTGTACCTGGCGATCAACAAAGAGCGCGGTATGCACTCGACGATGTCCGACGACCGGGGCCGGCCCTGTGTGGGCGACCTGGTGGAGCATCGGGTGCGCGGCAACAAGAACCTCTTCCACGTCGGGCGTCTGGATGCCGACACCGAGGGGCTGTTGATACTGACCAACGACGGTGAACTCGCGCACCGGTTGATGCACCCGTCGTATCAGGTGCCCAAGACCTACCTGGCCACCGTCGCCGGCTCGGTGCCGCGCGGGCTGGGCAAGAAGCTGCGCGCCGGGGTGGAACTCGACGACGGCCCGGTGGCCGTCGACGATTTCGCGCTGGTGGACACCCTGCCCGGCAAGTCGATGGTCAAGGTGACGCTGCACGAGGGCCGCAAGCGCATCGTCCGCCGGCTGCTGGCCTCGGTGGGTTTCCCGGTCCAGGATCTGGTGCGCACCAACATCGGTTCGGTCGAACTCGGTGACATGCGCCCGGGCAGCATCCGCGTGCTGACCCGCAAGGAGATCGGTGAGCTGTACCAGGCGGTGGGAATGTGA